The stretch of DNA AAATTTGCTTTTGAATGGATTTTTATTTATGTTCTAAAACCAATGAAAAAAACTACGATAAAATACGTATAGGCAGAAAAGTGAAAGACGAGACGACACTAATACTTCTTGTAAATTGGAGCTAGACATTTCTATAACTAAATCTTCAAAAAGAAAGGAAAGTGGGGCAATTGCGTACATTCGCTGGATATTTCATCATCGCTGCTTTGCTTCCCGTCTTTTTGATCCTTATTTTGAAAACGGGGTCAGAAATAAATGAAGTACAAAGCTTTCATTCTGTATTAGAAGAAAAGATCCAATTAAAAGAAATTTCTTTGCCACAAACGAGCTATATCAAGGCAAGGGATGGCTCCATTGTTTCAGAAATCCACCGTCCTCAAAACAGAGTGAATCTTGAATCGGAGCAAATCCCATCCTTTCTAAAAGAATTATTCATTATTTCAGAGGATCAGCATTTTTATGAACATTCCGGTTTTGACTTGTCATCAATCGGCCGGGCGCTTGCTATTAATATGAAATCTAATGGTATTGAGCAGGGTGCCAGCACCATAACCCAGCAGCTTGCAAGAAACCTATACTTAAACAATGAAAAAACCTATAATCGCAAGCTAAGTGAGCTTCTATATGCCTATGAAATTGAACGCTATTATTCAAAAGAGGAAATTCTTGAGCTATATATTAATACAATCTATTTTCAAAATGGTGCTTACGGAATTGAGGCTGCTGCAAGAACTTATTTTCAAAAGCAGACGAGTGAGCTTTCAAAAGCAGAGCTGGCATTCTTGGCTGCAATTCCAAATAACCCCACTCTTTATGATCCGTTCAAAAACTTCAAGCATACAAAGGAACGGCAGGAAAGGCTTATTGATCAATTAACACAGAAACAATACCTAGGACCAGAAGAAGCAGAAAACATAAAAAAAGAGCCCATTCATTTAAAAAATAATAAACGGATTGATTTATTTCCTGATTATGCAACTTATGTTGAAGCTGAGCTAAAAGATCTAATTAGTCAACAGGATGGCTTTGAAAAAAAACGACTTGCAGCTAAATCAAAGCAAGAAAAAGAAAAGGTTGAAGCTGAACTTGATAAAAGATTTGAAGAGGTAATGGCATCAGGGATCATAATCGAAACCGCTCTTGAACCAAGCATACAAACAGTAGCAAAATCAGCAACTGTTCAAAGATTACCCTATAAAGAAGTTGAGGGATCTGTAGCCGTTATTGATCATTCTAGTCATCAGCTTATTGCTCTTGTTGGAGGAAAACAGTATAAAAAATATGATTTCAATAGAGCCTATCAAGCCTATAGGCAGCCAGGTTCAGCCATCAAGCCGCTGCTTGTGTATGCTCCTTATCTTGAACGCACTCATGCTTCATTAGGAAAAAAAATTAGTGCGAATTCCTTTTGCAAGAACGGCTATTGCCCACAAAACTATGGTGGAGCAAGTTATGGAATGGTATCGATCGAACAAGCATTTATTCACTCCTATAACACACCAGCAGTACGAATCTTAGATTCAATTGGGATTGAGAATGGGTTCCATGATCTATCAAACTTTCAATTTAGCAAGGTTTCTTCAAGTGATTATTCACTTGCTGCTGCAATTGGAGGATTTTCAAGTGGTATGACACCACTTGAGTTAACATCAGCCTATACGGTGTTTGCAAATGATGGTCTGTATCAGCCCTCAAGAGCAATCCAAAAAGTGACGAATCAAAATGGAGAGCTTCTCTACAGCTGGAATGATACGCCTGTTCAAATATGGAGCAAAGAAACGACCGATAAAATTAATCATTTAATGAGAAAAACTGTTCAAGCTGGTACTGCCCAGAAAGCTCAATTACCTTCTGGATATGCAGGCGGAAAAACAGGAACGACTAATGATTATAAGGACTACTGGTTTATCGGACTCACCGATCAATATACGGCAGGAGTTTGGGTAGGAAAGGATAAACCAGAAAATATGGCCTCCATTGAGTCATCCGCCCCGCAACAGCTAATTTGGAAGGATATTATGTTAAAACTATTAAAATAGGGAATGGTCATAGACCATTCCCTATTTTAATACCAAATTATATAGGCAAGCTCGCCATAATACTGTTATACACTTTAATAACAAGAAAAATAACACCTGTGATTAAAGTTGACCAAATCAGCACTTGGAAAAAGATAATTCCTATAAGACCGCTTATGGAAAGGGAATTACTCACCTTGTGAACAAAATACATAAAATAAACAACTGTCGTTGCCGCAAAAATGATTCCAATTCCTATAAAGCTATTCATACTTATTAAAGACAGCGCACTTCCAATAAAATATATAGAAGCCCCACTTCGAATTTGCTTTAAGATTTCCCCCTCAGAGTCCTTTGAAAAGAAAAGAAGGGATAACTCGTTAATCGTATTTGCAATCAGCTTTAATGCAGCAAACACCATAAAAAATATGAGCAATAGAAGAACTAGCAATGATAGCTTAATGCCGCCCTCGGAAAAAAACTCGAGCATACCGACATATATCCCATTTTCCTTCAAAAAATCAAGCAAAAGATTTTCAACCTTAACAGAGAGTGATAAGCTAAACAAAATAATGGAAAGGAGAGGAAAATAACTCGTAAAATATGTGTTTTTCATTTATACCCCATTCGCCTTCTTATTTCCTTAGGAATTATTAGGAAAATCTAATATTAACTTCTCCATTATCACGGATTCCATCTTTTTAGACAATAGCAAGAATAAAGTGAAACTTCCATCAGTGGGGGTTTTTCGACGCACAGGACGTGCTAGTGCCGACGTTGCCACAGGACGTGGCGTTCTTAGTTGGCCTTCATCCCCCACTGATGGTTAGTTGCGGCCCACAGGAAGTGGGTCACGCAGACGTTGCCACACGATGTGGCGCTTTTAGTCTGTGTTCATTTTACGGGCCTTTACGGGCAGTAAGACCCCCACTTACTCTTCTTTGTATACGCGAATCCTTGAAGTGGGGGTCTTACTGCCCGATAATCTGCGATAAAGTAAGACTTTAGAAAAAGCACATTACATTAGAAATGTCTATGATTTGTATATTTCTAAGTTTCATAGCATAGATTTAGTACTAGATTTATTGTGTCATTTCTTTTAGAAAGGAGTATGAGCATGAAGCAGTCATAATATACAGTAAAGTTGAGTTTTAGTGGGGAATTTCAATCCTTCCACAACTGGCAGGATAATAAAATCGAAAAGAGAGGAAAGCGAATGAAAAAACTGATTGCTTTAGCTTTCTGTATGGTTTTAGCATTATTCTTCATGATGAAACCGGCTTCATTTCAAGGAAAAACCTTAGATCCTACTTTGCAGTCTGAATTCTTAAAAGCGTTAGAGGATCATTTAAAAAGCTCAGTAAACTATTATTATCCAAATTCAGCCAAAATTATTGATGACATTTATTTTCAAGGAAATGTTATGAAGGTATTAAAGACAGATGATCCTAAAACAGAAGAAAACGAAGAAAAAATTGAAGAGTATAGCTCTAACATAACGGTGGCATTTATAGAACTTGAACAGCAGCGCGATAGCATGTTTATATTTAAAAAAGCAGACTTCTACTATTATGATCTAGATAAGAAAGAAGTTTTGACATCTAGTCAAGTTTTTTCTAATCCTGAAGTAAAAACCTTCTTTGATACTTATAAAGACGATATCAATAAGAAGCTCTCTCTGTTCTCCGAAATATTGTTGCTTTTTATCATCTCCTTTCTAATCACCGTACCAATCTTAATTATGGTTTTTCACAATAAAGGAAGAAGTTCTATCATCAATATATATTTACAAGAATAAGGCAAGAGGATGAGCCAAACTCATCCTCTTTCACATGACTGTCTTCAGTCTCACATATCTCCAGGATCCAATACATTTCTAAATCGCATTCCTTCAAACATCACTTCTGA from Cytobacillus dafuensis encodes:
- a CDS encoding transglycosylase domain-containing protein gives rise to the protein MGQLRTFAGYFIIAALLPVFLILILKTGSEINEVQSFHSVLEEKIQLKEISLPQTSYIKARDGSIVSEIHRPQNRVNLESEQIPSFLKELFIISEDQHFYEHSGFDLSSIGRALAINMKSNGIEQGASTITQQLARNLYLNNEKTYNRKLSELLYAYEIERYYSKEEILELYINTIYFQNGAYGIEAAARTYFQKQTSELSKAELAFLAAIPNNPTLYDPFKNFKHTKERQERLIDQLTQKQYLGPEEAENIKKEPIHLKNNKRIDLFPDYATYVEAELKDLISQQDGFEKKRLAAKSKQEKEKVEAELDKRFEEVMASGIIIETALEPSIQTVAKSATVQRLPYKEVEGSVAVIDHSSHQLIALVGGKQYKKYDFNRAYQAYRQPGSAIKPLLVYAPYLERTHASLGKKISANSFCKNGYCPQNYGGASYGMVSIEQAFIHSYNTPAVRILDSIGIENGFHDLSNFQFSKVSSSDYSLAAAIGGFSSGMTPLELTSAYTVFANDGLYQPSRAIQKVTNQNGELLYSWNDTPVQIWSKETTDKINHLMRKTVQAGTAQKAQLPSGYAGGKTGTTNDYKDYWFIGLTDQYTAGVWVGKDKPENMASIESSAPQQLIWKDIMLKLLK
- a CDS encoding DUF5366 family protein; translation: MKNTYFTSYFPLLSIILFSLSLSVKVENLLLDFLKENGIYVGMLEFFSEGGIKLSLLVLLLLIFFMVFAALKLIANTINELSLLFFSKDSEGEILKQIRSGASIYFIGSALSLISMNSFIGIGIIFAATTVVYFMYFVHKVSNSLSISGLIGIIFFQVLIWSTLITGVIFLVIKVYNSIMASLPI